The Maridesulfovibrio salexigens DSM 2638 region ATCGTGCATTGGAGTTTCTTAAGTCTCACAGGGAAACAATGTTTGACCCGGGACTTGTGGATCTGTTCTTCGAAAATCTGGATAAGATTATGCAGATAAGGGAAAAGTATAAAGACGATTTTTAAGACAAAAAAAAGGAGCCGAAAGGCTCCTTTTTTTTGTTCGCTTATTTTTTCTTCTTCCAGGAATTTTCCTGGCCTTTGGCTAGGCGTCTGATGTTTTCCCGGTGGGTCCAAAAAAGGAGTACTGTCATACCGCAAGCAAGCGGGACCATACCGACAGAACCGGTTACCAGAGTGAAGAAGGGCAAGGCCACTGCAAAAGTAAGTGATCCCATGGATACGAATCCGGAAAGGGCGATCACTGCCAGCAGGAAAACGATAGAGTAGAATGTTGCAACAGGAGCCAGCGCCAGAAATACGCCGATAGTAGTGGCAACGGCTTTTCCGCCTTTCATGTCCATGAAAATGGAGAAGACATGCCCGATTACGGCTGCAGCAGCTACCAGAGAGATGAAAATCCAGTTATGGCTGTACTGATAGGCCATGAGTACGGGAACAAATCCCTTGGCAACGTCAAGAACAAGTGCTGCTACACCGTACTTGAACCCACAGAGGCGGGCAACGTTGGTTGCTCCGGTGCTTTTGCTTCCTTCAGTGCGGATGTCGCAGTTGCAGCAAATTTTACCGATGAAAAGTCCGAAGGGAATTGATCCCAGAAAATAGGCGAAAACCAGCCAGAATATCCAGAGCATGCGCTAACTCCTTTAAGTCTTTTTCCTT contains the following coding sequences:
- the plsY gene encoding glycerol-3-phosphate 1-O-acyltransferase PlsY gives rise to the protein MLWIFWLVFAYFLGSIPFGLFIGKICCNCDIRTEGSKSTGATNVARLCGFKYGVAALVLDVAKGFVPVLMAYQYSHNWIFISLVAAAAVIGHVFSIFMDMKGGKAVATTIGVFLALAPVATFYSIVFLLAVIALSGFVSMGSLTFAVALPFFTLVTGSVGMVPLACGMTVLLFWTHRENIRRLAKGQENSWKKKK